One Dama dama isolate Ldn47 chromosome 31, ASM3311817v1, whole genome shotgun sequence genomic window carries:
- the LOC133050036 gene encoding olfactory receptor 5AC1-like gives MMEANKTLVTGFVLTGLTDLPGLQVPLFLVFLVIYLTTMAGNLGLIFLIWKDPHLHTPMYSFLGSLAFADACSSSSVTPKMLMNFLSVNHTMSLVECISQFYIFASSANTECFLLVVMAYDRYVAICNPLLYPVVMYNIFCIQLIGVSYIIGFLHPMMHVGLLFRLTFCKSNVIHYFYCEILQLFKISCTDPRVNMLLIFVFSVFIQSFTFMSIIISYTHVLFAILKKNSAKGRNKAFSTCSAHLLSVSLFYGTLFFMYVRPGSRSAENQDKLYSLFYTIIIPLLNPFIYSLRNKEVIGALKRIINK, from the coding sequence TCCCCCTGTTCCTGGTGTTCCTGGTCATCTACCTCACCACCATGGCAGGCAACCTTGGACtgatttttctcatctggaagGACCCCCATCTTCACACCCCCATGTATTCATTCCTGGGCAGCTTAGCCTTTGCAGATGcttgttcttcctcttctgtGACTCCCAAGATGCTAATGAATTTCTTATCTGTGAATCACACGATGTCCCTGGTTGAGTGCATCtcccaattttatatttttgcttccaGTGCAAACACAGAATGTTTCCTCCTGgtggtgatggcctatgaccgctatgtggccatatGCAATCCCTTGCTTTACCCAGTGGTGATGTATAATATCTTCTGCATCCAATTAATAGGTGTTTCATATATTATTGGGTTTCTTCATCCCATGATGCATGTGGGTTTGTTATTTAGATTAACTTTCTGCAAGTCCAATGTAATACATTATTTTTACTGTGAAATTTTACAACTATTTAAGATTTCTTGTACTGACCCTAGAGTTAATATGCTCCTGATCTTTGTATTTTCAGTCTTTATACAGTCTTTCACTTTTATGAGTATCATTATCTCTTACACCCATGTTCTCTTTGCCATCCTAAAAAAGAACTCTGCAAAGGGCAGGAacaaagccttctccacctgcagCGCCCACTTACTCTCTGTTTCCTTGTTCTATGGCACTCTCTTCTTCATGTATGTGCGTCCTGGGTCTCGATCAGCTGAAAATCAGGATAAACTATATTCTTTATTCTATACAATCATAATTCCTCTGCTAAATCCTTTTATTTACAGTCTGAGGAACAAAGAGGTTATAGGTGCCTTGaagagaataataaataaataa
- the LOC133050048 gene encoding olfactory receptor 5H2-like, with translation MEEENITLLTEFVLTGLKYQPQWQIPLFLVFLVIFLTTIVGNLGLIALIWNDSQLHIPMYLFLGSLAFVDTSISSTVTPKMLVNFFIKSKTISLSECMVQFFSFTVSATTECFLLASMAYDRYVAICNPLLYPVIMTNRLCMRLLISSFVGGVLHAFIHIGFLFRLTFCSYNTIHNFYCDIMPLFKISCTDPFINILMVFIFSGSIQVFTILIVLVSYTLVLFTILKKKSVQGIRKAFSTCGAHLLSISLYYGPLLFTYIRPESTQSDDHDMMDSLFYTVIIPLLNPIIYSLRNKKVIDSLMKMLKRNI, from the coding sequence ATGGAAGAGGAAAATATAACATTGCTGACAGAGTTTGTCCTCACAGGACTTAAGTATCAACCACAGTGGCAAATCCCCTTGTTCCTGGTATTCTTGGTGATATTCCTCACCACCATTGTGGGGAACCTTGGTCTTATTGCTCTCATCTGGAATGACTCTCAACTTCACATCCCCATGTACTTATTCCTCGGGAGTTTGGCCTTTGTGGATACTTCCATATCATCCACAGTGACTCCCAAGATGCTGGTCAACTTCTTCATCAAAAGCAAGACGATCTCTCTCTCTGAATGCAtggtacaatttttttcttttacagtcaGTGCAACCACAGAATGCTTTCTCTTGGCAAGTATGGCATACGATCGCTATGTGGCCATATGCAACCCTTTACTTTATCCAGTGATTATGACGAATAGACTATGCATGCGACTGTTGATCTCATCATTTGTAGGTGGTGTTCTTCATGCCTTTATTCATATAGGGTTTTTATTTAGATTAACCTTCTGCAGTTACAACACAATACATAACTTTTACTGTGATATTATGCCACTGTTCAAAATTTCTTGTACTGACCCTTTTATTAATATTctgatggtttttattttctctggttcAATACAGGTGTTCACCATTCTGATTGTGCTTGTTTCTTATACACTAGTTctctttacaattttaaaaaagaagtctgtTCAAGGTATAAGgaaggccttctccacctgtggaGCCCACCTCCTCTCTATCTCTTTATACTATGGGCCTCTTCTCTTCACGTATATTCGTCCTGAATCCACACAATCAGATGATCACGATATGATGGACTCTCTCTTTTACACTGTCATAATCCCTTTGTTAAATCCAATTATCTACAGCctgagaaataagaaagtcaTAGACTCGCTGATGAAAATGTTAAAGAGGAATATTTAG